In the genome of Pongo pygmaeus isolate AG05252 chromosome 9, NHGRI_mPonPyg2-v2.0_pri, whole genome shotgun sequence, one region contains:
- the FGF4 gene encoding fibroblast growth factor 4, translating into MSGPGTAAAALLPAVLLALLAPWAGRGGAAAPTAPNGTLEAELERRWESLVARSLARLPVAAQPKEAAVQSGAGDYLLGIKRLRRLYCNVGIGFHLQALPDGRIGGAHADTRDSLLELSPVERGVVSIFGVASRFFVAMSSRGKLYGSPFFTDECKFKEILLPNNYNAYESYKYPGMFIALSKNGKTKKGNRVSPTMKVTHFLPRL; encoded by the exons ATGTCGGGGCCCGGGACGGCCGCGGCAGCGCTGCTCCCGGCGGTCCTGCTGGCCTTGCTGGCGCCCTGGGCGGGCCGAGGGGGCGCCGCCGCACCCACTGCACCCAACGGCACGCTGGAGGCCGAGCTGGAGCGCCGCTGGGAGAGCCTGGTGGCGCGCTCGTTGGCGCGCCTGCCGGTGGCAGCGCAGCCCAAGGAGGCGGCCGTCCAGAGCGGCGCCGGCGACTACCTGCTGGGCATCAAGCGGCTGCGGCGGCTCTACTGCAACGTGGGCATCGGCTTCCACCTCCAGGCGCTCCCCGACGGCCGCATCGGCGGCGCGCACGCGGACACCCGCGACA GCCTGCTGGAGCTCTCGCCCGTGGAGCGGGGCGTGGTGAGCATCTTCGGCGTGGCCAGCCGGTTCTTCGTGGCCATGAGCAGCAGGGGCAAGCTCTATGGCTCG CCCTTCTTCACCGATGAGTGCAAGTTCAAGGAGATTCTCCTCCCCAACAACTACAACGCCTACGAGTCCTACAAGTACCCCGGCATGTTCATCGCCCTGAGCAAGAATGGGAAGACCAAGAAGGGGAACCGAGTGTCGCCCACTATGAAGGTCACCCACTTCCTCCCCAGGCTGTAA